GGTGGCTGATGCTGTGGCAGCTGGGGCCCTAGGCTGAATGCCCACGGGGGGTCTCCACATCCCCTGAGTTTCCCGTCAGTGCTGTGTCTGGGTGCCTGGTGtcaaaagttcaaaaaaaaaaaacagaagtaagaCCAACACATTAGAAATTAGTATAAGTTTATGTGCACACACCAGAAAGACAGTTTGCCAACCCACACCACTCAAACCAAAACAGGGAATGAGGCTCAGAGGATGTTATGAAGCAGCTTACACAGTGTGAGCACAGTGACTATGTGTCCTTTATTATGATTGGTTATAATATcggaattttcttaaatgaaaggGAATTGGTTAGTGGTCACTTCACATCAGTTTTAGGGAACTATGTAAGTTTTGCTTACGATTTTCAGAGGCATAAGCAAGAACTGTTTCAGGTCAAGTTGACCTTCTTGTGCTGCAAAATAAGCTAAATTAAGCTTTGCTTATATGGCTGGTTTTGTCTGCTCAGGGAATTTTTTCTGGTTGTGTTTGATTTTAACACCAGGGCAAGTGTTCTGAAACAAGAATCAGGAGGAGCCACCCTCAGAACCTCAGAAGCCAGGCAGCACCGTGTCCCGCATAGTCTTTCGGAGGCAGCTACAAAGGTCCACCCCGGAAGGTCCACTCACTGGTGCTTGCCAGAAAGGGAAAGTCAGTAGTGCCGCCAGTAGTGTTACGGAAAACAATCTGCTATCCACCCCAACCATGATCAGACCCAAGAATCACTATCACGATTCAGCTCCGGAGGCTGAGAGGCTGTGGCCTCCCCCTTGGGGTGGTGGGCGACTTCTCCCAGTGAGGAGCGCGTGGGAGACTGGCAGCAGCCTGGACAGAGAAGCACAGTGTGGTAGGCGGTCCCAGCTCTGAAGGGGGATTAACCCAGAGCCGGGCATCCCAGATTCCAAACCTCCAGGGGCCCAAGGTGAAGGCGGGAGGCGACGTCAGAGCACTGCTGTCCTGGGCGGGGGTGCTGCGCACTGGCCAGGTATCTGAGGGGTCTCAGCAGGCTGCCGCCTGGAAGACACGGTTGGGGCGCTCTCAGCACAGCCGCCGGCCCTCAGGGGTCCTTCTGGAGGGAACAGTGTTGGTGGAAGGAGTAAGTCCGCCCTGTGGGGCCAGCCACTCCTCCCCACCTCGCGGCACCAGGGACCctgagggagagggtggggggcgAGGCCTGGGGGCGGAATGGGGGCGCGGGGGAGAACACTCTCACTCAGGGAGGAAGCTGGGGGGCCTCGGACCACAAACACACGCTGGCGTCCGGCTCTCGGACCTGGCGAGGGATGCGAGGAATGCCACCTGCGAAGCCGGGCGGGTGTCGACCCCGCCCTGGCTAGGCCCGCGTGACCCCACGTTCTCGGGGCGCCGCGATGGACCCTCCCCGCGCGGCTCGCGGGGCTTCCgcggccctccctccctccatccagccCCCGCCCCTCTACAAGCCCGCCCTCCATTCTGGCCCCCCTCCCTCCGGCCCCGCCTTCTCACCCGGGCCCCGCCCCTCTCCTgcggccctccctccctccaggccccgcccGTCCGTccagccccgcccctctccctccaggccccgccccgccccgcccgcggccCGGCCCCCGCAGGCCCCGGGACCATGGTGGTGCTGAAGGGCGTCCCCGCGCTGCTGTCCCCCGAGCTGCTCTACGCCCTGGCGCGGATGGGGCACGGAGACGAGATCGGTGAGCGCGGCAGAGGCAGGGCCTCGGGGAGACCGCTGCATCGGGCAAAAGTCGGGCGAGGCTCCCGGTTCCCTCGCCTCCCCCGGCCCCGCACGGGTCCTGGCCCACGTGATGTCCCGGCCAGGAGGCGACGGACTCCTGGCGTCCAGGAAGAGCCGGGTCCTGGGTGAGGCCACTGGTTTGGCCGTCCCCTCTTTCTTTAGGAAACTGAGGGCTGGGCGATCACGAGGACGATGGCCCTCGGCCTGGGAGGGATTGTGTCAGGGCTAGTCCAGTTCCTCCCCCAGCCCGAGGGTCCGGGGCCCCAGCGGCCAAGTCCACGCTCTGACCCCAGGCCCTCTGTGCGGCTCATACTCCAACCCCTTCCCGACGCGGCCCCGAGGGGCCACAACCGCCTGCGCCTGGGCTGTACCCTGACGTTTGCAGtggtttctcttttcctgggATTGTGGGCCTTGGGCGGGGGCTGCTGGCCGGACGCTGAGCGAGACTCCAGGCAGCATTCTGGTAACACCTGCAGTTCCTCCTACACCTGCAGTTCCTCCTGCACCTGGTGCTGCCTCTCCTTCCGCCTCCACTCTAACGGGATGGGAGGCGCAACCGGCGTGGCCTAACGGGTCTGGCCGCTGACTGTTGGTGTGCGCCTGCCCACGCGGTGGGAGGGTGGGCTGCACGGACCCATCTGGGATGTCTAATCCCTCTGGCTGTTCAGTTCTTGCAGACGTGaacttccccacctcctccatctgCAGGTGTGGCCCAGAGGAGATCCGTGCCGATGGTGAGCTGCTCCCTTCTTCTGAGatgggttggggagggtgggctctgggctccCCAGGAACTGCagctctgctcccacccccaccaattACTCAAGCACCCATTAGTGACCCAGGAAATCCCAGTGCCAGGACCCTCAAGACCGTCCCTGCAGCCTCCAGTCCCCAAAAGTGAGCCTTGGGGCCTCCTGCTCCATTTTGCACACAACTTAGTAActtcttacaaatgaggaaactgaggcctgcaCCTTGTTGGCTGGCTGAGCAGTGGTCCCCCTGCCACCTCACCCCTGGTCAGATGTTCAGCCTTTGCTATGGAAACCCCCACACTGGTGACCTGGTCCTGAAGGCTCCAGGTGTCCACACACTCCATCTCTAAGACCCTCTGACCTCCCAGGAGCTagtgggaggtgaggctgggaggggcctggAGCCAGGTCTGGGAGGTGATGGTAGGAGCAGTTAGTGGTACTGTGGGTGGTAGAGGGTATGGGCTGGGACTGGGCTCAGGCAAGACTTGGATGCTCCCCTCAACCCCCAGCAAAGCTGTGAGTCAGGAACACAACTCTCCCTGCAAGGTTCAGGCCACTAAAGGCACAGAGATGTAAAGTGTGGGGTAAACCCAACCCCCCAGACAGAGCGGTCCTGACCCACGGGCCTTGGCTTCCACCCCTGCTCAGGGAGCTGAGCCAGCTGTGCCTGAGTTTACACCCTGGGCCAGGAGACCCGAGTGCTGTCCTGCCTATGAGGGTGGGACAAGGTGGGCCAGTGGAAAGGCCAGGATGCTGAAAGAGAAGGGGTGTCTCAGTAAATCATGGTGCAGCCCCCGGAGGTGACACACACCCCGCAAAACAAGTGGTTAGGATTCACATCGAATAGACAGGAAAGTCTCACCTTGTAGATACGCAGGGGAAAAGCAGCAGATGGCAGCAAGATTTCCTTTATGGGGTTAAGATTACAGCCAATTCTTTCTTTTGATCAGATCTGTGTTTCCCAATTTTATACAAGAAGCATGCATTAGTTTAGCAATCAGAAACCAACTTTCGGGAGAGCGGGGGACCTTGGAGCCAAGTGGGACAGGTTTGGAGGCAGCCTTGGGCAAAGGGGCCTCTTTCCAGGCCCCACTGTCCTCATCACAGGGAGGTCATCTCCAAGGCCTTCTAGGGTCAAGGAGGAGGCCCAGGTGCCTCTCCTGGCAGATGGGTGTTTGGGATCACCAACAACAACCTGTGTGGCACAGAgtggagtggggtgggcagggccggGACAATGACACCAACATGACCTCGATAAGTGTCACCGGTCAGGCCGCAGATGCCTGAGCTCCTCATCTGTCCTGGGCGCAAGTTTATCCTTGCTGTCCGAGTTAGTGAGATCCAGTGTGGAAGGAGTAgacaggcaggtgggcaggtggcACTGTTGGTGGCCCGAGGGAGAGGGCCGGAGTCTGAGGCCAACACTCTGCCTTCAGGCCTGGGCATCCCTCAGCTCCTGGAAGCCATGCTGAAACTGCTACCACTGGACACCTACGTGGAGAAACCGGTGAGGCCTGCATTGCggccctgggtctcagtttaCCCTTTGCCAGAGCTCAGGGGGCCCACTTGCCTTGGATGGTGGGGAGGACATGTGTCCCTGAAGGCCCTGATCAGCAGAGCCCTGAACTGTCACCCAACAAGGGGGTCCTGGAGGCACCcagagcaggggtgggtgggctgCAAAGCTGACCCCCTCCATCTTCAGGCTGTGGTCATGGAGCTGGTGCCCAGCGACAGGGAGAGGGGCCTGCAGACCCCCGTGTGGAGGAGCTATCAGTCCATCCTCTTAGGGGCCGGCTGTGCGGTGAGTCTGAGGCCCCCATTGGGAAAGGGGTCGGGGACTCTGTGACTCCTTGGAGCCCAGGAGAAGTGAAAGACAGGTGCCCCAACCCCCACACCATGGTTGTGCAAGCTCCTGCCCTGGGGACGgccgcccctgcccccagcctccttcctcccttccaggaTCCTGACCTACCTGTCTCTGCCTGGGGGCCCTCACCCACCCCAGCCTGTcccagtggggacagggggaAGTGGAGTAACCCCTGGTCCCCATATGTGGTCAGAGGCCTCGCCCAGTGCTGCAGgtcacccccagccctgcacggGGCTGGGCTTGTCGTCCAGGGACCACCCACTGGCAGGTCTTGAGCAGGATATTCCTGAGAGAGGACCTGGGGCTCCCGTCCTGGACAGCAGCCCTCCCCCACAACCCAGAGCTCCTCAGATGATTAAGggccccaggcaggcagccaCCAAACATGGCAAACGCCTCACCCACCACAGCCCACTGTGTTCCTGCCCACCTAGTCCTTGCAGGTCAGAAGCCCCCTTGTCCAATGGGGCCTGGGTCCCTCAACCATGCCACCCTTTGCCTTCCAGAGCCCCCTGGCGAAGATAGAGAGGTTTGAGTTCTATGAGCGAGCCAAAAAGGCTTTTGCTATTGTGGCAACTGGGTGAGTTCTGGTTGGATCCTACTGAGTCCACTGGGTTCTACTGGGTCCAGCTGGATCTGGGTCAAGCATGGGGCCCGACCCCTTCCCACTCAAGAGCTCCCCCCCACCCTCgtctcagcccctgccctggctgaGACAAGATGTCCCACAGGGATTGGGACATCCCAAGGGgtgtgcctggccctgcccagtgGGTGATAAGAGTGGGTGGGGTGGCTGGTAGAGCAGGGGTATGGGCACCCAGCTCTCTCTGTCCCAGCTAGCGCTCAGCTCAGCTCCTTACGCAGGGAGACGGCCCTTTACGGAAACCTCATCCTCAAGAAGGGGGTGCTAGCCCCCGACGCCCTGTTCCAGGCCTGTTGAAGACGCCCCTGCCCAGAGAGGAATCTGGACCCCTGAGCCCAACAGTGCCACTGGCAGGCACGTCCAGCAGCAAGATGAACGGCCTTGCCCTGTCCGGTCAGGGGCTCTGGGTCCGGTGCTCAAATGATCCCAATTTGTGAAACTGATGGAAATTGTAGTGACTGGCCAACGTTCAATCCAGAGATTTAAACAACTCTGTCCTTACTCACAACAGCCTGTCTGGCGCCGAGCACAGTGGAGGCTATTGGGTCCCCAGAGAGCAGACCCTTCCCTGCCCACGATGAGCCCTCAGGTGGGAAGtattgcctccctcctccctataGGTTTGGGCCACCTGACTTGGCAAGTCCCTGGGTTTGGGACCAGAGCTCACACATGTAGATACCCTCATGTGGGGAGACCCCACAGAGGACCTGGGAAGGGGACTGGGGGACTGGAGGCCTGGATGGGGGCAGTGGTGATGCAGCACACTGCAGGGGGCCTGGAGATGGGTACTTCAGCTGCCTAGGCCACCCTGAGGGGGCAGGGACTTCTGCATcagcccccagggctgcagaCACTAAGGTGGCCCTTGAAGAGGGGACATGGGCTGTTCCTGCATccccagaggaggagggcaggtgacGGGGCTGGTCTGGGAACCCTGGAGCTGAAGCACAGGCTTGAGCTACCTGGGGCGCCCAGGCCTGTGTTCCCTCGCTCTAGTGGTTGAGCGCCTACTGAATACGCACAAGCCTGAGCAGTTCTgtggacgggggtggggggggtgggtaaAGGACAGGAGGATGCCCGGGGCTCAGGCAAAGGGCCTTCCTAAAGGAGGCCTGAGAGGCTGCAGGTTCTTGAACTGAGTCTCACGGGGTGGGGAGAACCAGCACCTCCATCAGCAGGCCGCCTCCTGCCCCGCGCCCACTGGTCTGCCTCCTCACGGCACATCAGCCTGCACTTTGCAGAACTTCCCGAATGGACTGCAGCGCACCCTTTTGTCTGGCTTCTCCCTCAGGGTGCCTCGGTGGGATGCTGTGCGTGTTGTGTGCGTCGAGGACGCTTCTGCTGCTGGGCAGGACTCCACCGTGTTGCAGCCGCGCACTGGTGCGTGGTGCggggttgtttccagttctttttgACTGCAGGTAAACTTCCTGTGAACGTGCGTGCACAAGTCTGTTTCTCTGGGCTCACACCTCAGGGTCCAGGCTGGGTCGGAGGGCAGATGTGTGTGTAACTTCCTGAGAAGCTCCCAAACCGTTTCCAAAGCAGCTGAGCTAGTTTACGcgccagccccaggcctgccgTCCCAGCTCCTCGTCCCGTGTGCTGGGCTCCTGAGAGCTGCTCTGACAGGACTGTGGTGGTGTCGCCtccagttttcatttgtttccctgTTGATCAAGGCCGTTGAGCATTTCCTCATGGGTGGACGTGCCTTCTAGCTACTTTCTTTGCTGACATGAATGTTCAATCTCTTGCCCATTTTGGCACCAGGGCCTTTAATGATTTTGGTTACCAGGATCAATGTCATGGGGGCTCCCACCCCATCACCAGGCAGCCCTGCTGGGTGTCCTGCAGCTCAGCCAGGTTCTGACACCACCTGCCTGAGGATGCGTCAGATCCCTCAGGTTCACGGCTCAGTCTCGCAAGACTGCCCCCAGCACCGCCCCTCCTCCAGATGCCAGTCCCAAGTCCAAGTTgtcacctgggcttctgaccaactggctgtaGATCGGGGGCTCCCACGACCCCTCCCTGGGCTGGACTGATTTCCTACAgctgctcacagaactcagaggaacATTCACTCACGAGATCACTGCTATCTTTGGATGTGACTCCGGGacagccaggtggaagagatgTGGGGACGGGTCCCCCACCTCTCCAGGTGCCACTCTCCCCGAATCTCCTCGGTTCACCAGCCCAGAAGCGCTCCAAGCTCAGACCTTTGGATTTTTATAGAGGTTTCATTACAGAGGCGTGGTTGGTGAAATCTTTGGCCATTGGTGAGTGGTCCTCTCCCCTTCCCgaggtctgggggtggggctgcagttCCAACCCTCTGGTCCTGGGAGGTTCCCTGGCAGTTGGCCCCCATTCTTAGGGACCGTCCCAGGGTCCCTTCATTCCTACAGCAAAGGACACCTTTATCATGCTCATCAGGGTTTTGGGAGCTTCGTGCCAGGATCAAGGACGAAGACCAGATGcatatttctgattataaatcGTGTCGCAGTCTTTTTCACTCAGTCCAAGCTCTTGTCAGGGAGCGCCGGGGCCACAAGAAGCATCTTGGGCTCAACCAAATGCTCAGACTTGGGAGAAGAGCATAGAGCACCCTTGCTGGCCATCTACTCAGGAAGGACGTCCCACGGGGTGCAGTGGGTCGCAGCCAGCTCAGGTGTTTGGGGTGAGGGTCAGTGGGTACCGCCTCACTAAGAGCCCACGGCCCCCAGAGCCAGTGTCTCTGGCCACCGCTCTGCAGGTGCAGCGTCCAAGTTCCCGCCAGGGCTGCTGCCTCGGGGAGCCAAGGCTGTGGCTCCCAGGCGGGAGGACTGACTTCCCACCCACCAGCAATCACTCTGCATAAGCAGTGCTGCCTAATGACACCGGGACAGAGAGAGGTGACTGCAAGCTCAATGGGTCTGTTTGCCTCTgtaggtggggtgaggggtgggagtgcGCCTGGGAGAGCTAGGGGAAGGGGCTTGCGGGGGACTAGCCAGCCagggggcctcccctcccctctcctccactcctGATTCCAAGAAAGGCTAGAAGGAGCCACACCTATCGTTGGTGACAGACCCGTGGTCTGTCGCCTCTGCCAATGTCTCCTGCTCCTGAGGCTTGCATGCACTGAAGCTCACGTCCAGGTCCCCAGCTCACTCTGCCTCTCCAGCTGTGCCCTGGGTGGAGGAAGTGTCCTCGGGGGAGGGCTGGAAGGAGACTTGGCCACAAACACCACCATGGGCTCCCCAGGGCCGTGGCCACCAACGACCTTGGGTCCGAGCTCACTGGGATCTGGTCCCCGAATACCTGTACCCAAATCACTCAGGGGTGGCCCCCTAACCAGACAGAGGAGTGACCTGGAGAAGCCATGAGCCTCACGCATGCTGAGTTCAGGGCAGCCTGAGACCTGGGTGCAACTCTGGGGACTCGCAGACACTGCTCCTCGGGTCTGGGTGGGAGCAGGGGCCCCCGACTTAGCAGGCAAGGTGCATGGTGGTGAGGCGCATGGCGGCAAGGCTGGGACCTGCTCTGCCTGTGTCGGGGCAGGGTCTCAGGCTCCTCATGGGTAGCACGGGGCTGGCAGAGCTTCTGCGTTGTGGGTGCTGGGAGGCATGTTTGAGTTCTAGGGGGCTTGGGACTTGCTGGGCAACAGGAGCTCCAGGGCACATGGGGTCATCTGGACAGACCCACAGTCTCCGGAGCAGTGAGGTGTGGCATTCTGTCTTGGCCACAGAGCCGACTCTGTCTGGGCCATGGGGAGGGCTCAGGCACCAAATGCTTCCCTCTCGATGCAGGGGCCGAATGCTACCCAGAAACCCCATCTGAATTGCATGCACCCCGGCACAAACACTATGTGTGGAGTAATTCCAGTGACCCCATACCTGCAGCTGTGACTTCAGACCTGctgagccaggccaggccagagctGGGCACCTCAGCCAGTGCCAGCAACTGCCCAGAAAATGAGGACAGAAAGTCTGGACCCAAGTCCACTCTCATTCACCGGTGCACCTGAGCACCTGTCCACCTGTCCATCTGAGGAGTCAGactgggctccctcctcccaagACCTTTCCATTCTCAGGACCTGTCTGATGGAGCCCAGGGTAATTCCACCCTGACCACTGGCCTTTGccacaccccagccccctcccaagagcatgggctctgggcGTGGGCAGCAGGGCTCAGCCTTGTGCTCCTGGGGGCTCTCGAACTGGGGGGCAAACCCATGGCCCCCCTTCTCCCAGACAACAGGCCGGGGCTCACAATCACTGATCTTGAAGACACATGTGGCCTCCACCTCTttgcaagttttattttttccagctagGAAGGGGTTAGGACTCCCTGGGATGGTAGATGTGGTCTCGGTCCTCCTCTGGCCCTTCGAGCACCTGGTGAGATGGCAGCACCAGAGCCCTGACCCCCGCCTCCTCCTGGGGCTCCTCCAGCCAGCTGTGATACAGGCTGTCACGGTCGGGTTCAGGGCCCAGGATGTCCTTGGCACCTACGAACAGACAGATAGAGGTGTGGCCTCAGCTTCCCTCTCAAGGCCTCATCATCCAAGTCGACCCCTGGAGGGCTCCCCTGCCCTGACCTTGCTCCCCCTCCCAGGGGGCGGCTGCGACTTTTGGTGCCACAAGCAGCCCCATGAGCTGGTTGTCCTTCTCCAGAGGCTCCATTGCTCGGACACCCCAGGCCCTGTGAACAAAAGCCCCTGGGTCAGGTCCACGTGCACAGCAGGAGGCCCCAGGGCCAGCACGCTGCCACTCCCAACCCAGACCCTCGGGCCAGGTGCCCCCACCATACCCCTCATGTGCAGAGCCCAGGAAATCCCCGAGGGTGAGGGGCATGGGAAGACATCCTGGCCCAAGACCAAGGCTGTGTTGCCTGGGGGGATCCATGGGGACGGGGTTGCTCTGGGCCATGAAGACCCCTGGGGCTTGTCCGAGGTTCTGTCCTGTCCGGATGTCAGCAGGCCCCAGGCCTGGTCAGGCTGTCCTCACATGGGTGCAGGAATAGGGCACAGTTCAGAggcttctctgtctctgccttggCCTTGAGCGGGAGCCCTGGCAgggactgcagcctggagtcCCCAGGCTCTGTGATCTGCTTGGTTGTTGACAGACCCAGAGACTCTCGCATCACCCCTCCCCAAATCTGCTGGACAGGACCTCTCCTCCATCCACCAAGGCCCCCAGCTCAGGGAGGCCCCAAAGAGGGTGCAGCAGAGGAGTtcaggaggggctgctgggggcacTCACTCCTTTGTGTCCTGCTCCATGCCGACTTTGCCTTTGGTCTTGAGAAGGACCTGAGAGAGAGAGGCCACAGATGTAGGCTCAGCACAGTCCTCAAAGCGTCTAAGGTCAGAGAACAGCTCCAAAGCCCCCT
This genomic interval from Camelus ferus isolate YT-003-E chromosome 11, BCGSAC_Cfer_1.0, whole genome shotgun sequence contains the following:
- the FUOM gene encoding fucose mutarotase isoform X9; translated protein: MVVLKGVPALLSPELLYALARMGHGDEIVLADVNFPTSSICRCGPEEIRADGLGIPQLLEAMLKLLPLDTYVEKPAVVMELVPSDRERGLQTPVWRSYQSILLGAGCASPLAKIERFEFYERAKKAFAIVATGVPRWDAVRVVCVEDASAAGQDSTVLQPRTGAWCGVVSSSF
- the FUOM gene encoding fucose mutarotase isoform X11 — its product is MVVLKGVPALLSPELLYALARMGHGDEIVLADVNFPTSSICRCGPEEIRADGLGIPQLLEAMLKLLPLDTYVEKPAVVMELVPSDRERGLQTPVWRSYQSILLGAGCASPLAKIERFEFYERAKKAFAIVATGLSGAEHSGGYWVPREQTLPCPR
- the FUOM gene encoding fucose mutarotase isoform X10 codes for the protein MVVLKGVPALLSPELLYALARMGHGDEIVLADVNFPTSSICRCGPEEIRADGLGIPQLLEAMLKLLPLDTYVEKPAVVMELVPSDRERGLQTPVWRSYQSILLGAGCASPLAKIERFEFYERAKKAFAIVATGETALYGNLILKKGVLAPDALFQAC
- the FUOM gene encoding fucose mutarotase isoform X1, with translation MVVLKGVPALLSPELLYALARMGHGDEIVLADVNFPTSSICRCGPEEIRADGLGIPQLLEAMLKLLPLDTYVEKPAVVMELVPSDRERGLQTPVWRSYQSILLGAGCAPVWRRAQWRLLGPQRADPSLPTMSPQGASVGCCACCVRRGRFCCWAGLHRVAAAHWCVVRGCFQFFLTAGPLMILVTRINVMGAPTPSPGSPAGCPAAQPGSDTTCLRMRQIPQVHGSVSQDCPQHRPSSRCQSQVQVVTWASDQLAVDRGLPRPLPGLD
- the FUOM gene encoding fucose mutarotase isoform X5, which encodes MVVLKGVPALLSPELLYALARMGHGDEIVLADVNFPTSSICRCGPEEIRADGLGIPQLLEAMLKLLPLDTYVEKPAVVMELVPSDRERGLQTPVWRSYQSILLGAGCAPVWRRAQWRLLGPQRADPSLPTMSPQGASVGCCACCVRRGRFCCWAGLHRVAAAHWCVVRGCFQFFLTAAAHRTQRNIHSRDHCYLWM
- the FUOM gene encoding fucose mutarotase isoform X4, with translation MVVLKGVPALLSPELLYALARMGHGDEIVLADVNFPTSSICRCGPEEIRADGLGIPQLLEAMLKLLPLDTYVEKPGASVGCCACCVRRGRFCCWAGLHRVAAAHWCVVRGCFQFFLTAGPLMILVTRINVMGAPTPSPGSPAGCPAAQPGSDTTCLRMRQIPQVHGSVSQDCPQHRPSSRCQSQVQVVTWASDQLAVDRGLPRPLPGLD
- the FUOM gene encoding fucose mutarotase isoform X7 produces the protein MVVLKGVPALLSPELLYALARMGHGDEIVLADVNFPTSSICRCGPEEIRADGLGIPQLLEAMLKLLPLDTYVEKPAVVMELVPSDRERGLQTPVWRSYQSILLGAGCAPVWRRAQWRLLGPQRADPSLPTMSPQGASVGCCACCVRRGRFCCWAGLHRVAAAHWCVVRGCFQFFLTAGIPSRTGFTPKT
- the FUOM gene encoding fucose mutarotase isoform X8, with the protein product MVVLKGVPALLSPELLYALARMGHGDEIVLADVNFPTSSICRCGPEEIRADGLGIPQLLEAMLKLLPLDTYVEKPAVVMELVPSDRERGLQTPVWRSYQSILLGAGCAPVWRRAQWRLLGPQRADPSLPTMSPQGASVGCCACCVRRGRFCCWAGLHRVAAAHWCVVRGCFQFFLTADSFLL
- the FUOM gene encoding fucose mutarotase isoform X6, coding for MVVLKGVPALLSPELLYALARMGHGDEIVLADVNFPTSSICRCGPEEIRADGLGIPQLLEAMLKLLPLDTYVEKPAVVMELVPSDRERGLQTPVWRSYQSILLGAGCAPVWRRAQWRLLGPQRADPSLPTMSPQGASVGCCACCVRRGRFCCWAGLHRVAAAHWCVVRGCFQFFLTAAKSPKSQTEEEWV
- the FUOM gene encoding fucose mutarotase isoform X2, with translation MVVLKGVPALLSPELLYALARMGHGDEIVLADVNFPTSSICRCGPEEIRADGLGIPQLLEAMLKLLPLDTYVEKPAVVMELVPSDRERGLQTPVWRSYQSILLGAGCAGASVGCCACCVRRGRFCCWAGLHRVAAAHWCVVRGCFQFFLTAGPLMILVTRINVMGAPTPSPGSPAGCPAAQPGSDTTCLRMRQIPQVHGSVSQDCPQHRPSSRCQSQVQVVTWASDQLAVDRGLPRPLPGLD
- the FUOM gene encoding fucose mutarotase isoform X3; amino-acid sequence: MVVLKGVPALLSPELLYALARMGHGDEIVLADVNFPTSSICRCGPEEIRADGLGIPQLLEAMLKLLPLDTYVEKPPVWRRAQWRLLGPQRADPSLPTMSPQGASVGCCACCVRRGRFCCWAGLHRVAAAHWCVVRGCFQFFLTAGPLMILVTRINVMGAPTPSPGSPAGCPAAQPGSDTTCLRMRQIPQVHGSVSQDCPQHRPSSRCQSQVQVVTWASDQLAVDRGLPRPLPGLD
- the PRAP1 gene encoding proline-rich acidic protein 1 isoform X1; the protein is MTVLTTIWMTLVLGHEEDGSALTQPGLLCRRSRKQTDSRLLLVIGLVAVLPWEAGSVLIPQVLLKTKGKVGMEQDTKEAWGVRAMEPLEKDNQLMGLLVAPKVAAAPWEGEQGAKDILGPEPDRDSLYHSWLEEPQEEAGVRALVLPSHQVLEGPEEDRDHIYHPRES
- the PRAP1 gene encoding proline-rich acidic protein 1 isoform X2 — its product is MKRLLLVIGLVAVLPWEAGSVLIPQVLLKTKGKVGMEQDTKEAWGVRAMEPLEKDNQLMGLLVAPKVAAAPWEGEQGAKDILGPEPDRDSLYHSWLEEPQEEAGVRALVLPSHQVLEGPEEDRDHIYHPRES